From Epinephelus lanceolatus isolate andai-2023 chromosome 5, ASM4190304v1, whole genome shotgun sequence, the proteins below share one genomic window:
- the ppcdc gene encoding phosphopantothenoylcysteine decarboxylase isoform X2, with product MQTDERVTCLRNDLLKSCGTFNVLVGVTGSVAALKLPLLVSQLLPLPGVDVRVVTTEHAKHFYNPAEVSVKVYSDSDEWELWTQRSDPVLHIELRRWADLFVIAPLDANTLGKIASGICDNLLTCVVRAWDISRPLLFCPAMNTAMWQHPITAQQVSRLTEFGYVEIPCIAKKLVCGDEGKGAMAEVSTIVGVIKQYIQKPDESSQKTYT from the exons ATGCAGACAGACGAGCGTGTCACCTGTCTTAGAAATGATTTGTTGAAGTCTTGCGGGACGTTTAATGTTCTTGTCGGCGTGACAGGAAGCGTAGCAGCCTTGAAACTGCCTCTTTTGGTATCACAGCTTCTTCCGCTCCCTGGG GTGGATGTAAGAGTGGTCACCACAGAGCATGCCAAGCACTTCTACAATCCTGCAGAGGTTTCAGTAAAAGTCTATAGTGACAGCGATGAATGGGAG CTGTGGACTCAGAGATCAGACCCTGTGCTACACATTGAGCTAAGGCGCTGGGCAGACCTTTTTGTTATTGCCCCCCTTGATGCCAACACTCTTGGAAAGATTGCCAGTGGCATTTGTGACAACCTGCTG ACATGTGTGGTAAGAGCCTGGGATATCAGTCGTCCTCTCCTCTTCTGCCCTGCAATGAACACGGCTATGTGGCAGCATCCAATTACAGCCCAGCAGGTTTCCAGGTTGACAGAGTTTGGATATGTGGAAATTCCCTGCATTGCAAAGAAGCTGGTGTGTGGAGATGAAG GTAAAGGAGCCATGGCAGAGGTATCAACTATTGTTGGCGTCATCAAACAGTACATTCAGAAACCAGATGAGTCATCTCAGAAAACGTACACATGA
- the c5h15orf39 gene encoding uncharacterized protein C15orf39 homolog — translation MMSSQPMHTVVDPVFRSKMPLFDGTIASTGLSKPPNMSGFLGKQALQYSGAYFAYDPRGKDGAGFIPPWSNSKTSLLDGRSPVSHLSGMEGPNHIIYRQDSNSSEEGHSSSLYHAPVKQGFTLYTKSPGVSSPTAAAPAALGKQKNRGEKSSPTSDNPVYLAVPKPVYMHNPCCNELGCMLGHRYSVEHGSPRIPNTVYEHDWMQTDAHYTDRLPVQRKAQDTLLQQKGLQFEPSSEPLKRTVETYSPGRARTFPAVIDPNYSSYPCTPTRTLFGSLSEQSQRLQTSPRGYPSIYSSHPTYEHMTSEVYQEHSPMSKYGQLTQHPMFYYPRANVEVENRTQCKDIGSKQREDVPVILKHTLSTPREHYIVPQSLHGEIPLPSTETLPNHALMRGFDYAYYAVPRFHLHASQIRAPLKRQRASPSLQSSRINVSPSSQYTEHPLASAASLQKDKPSASLRVDQSRTTSPLLRIDQTSPTRCVSQSSVSPSSIQLNRFFPPLTSMHLERPVLPPTALNMDRILDHSSCVSQKQPKSLPVSPAAWLPRSPHHSSDQIHADVPNGANVRKIIYSPAVSPGNKHKDPVSSSGNAVLKACLKRSISHSSSPIKIKEEDRDVYEVELIKKRQKVETGKVELGHKTDSPPMPVIDTVFSLAPYQAYLQASGVLFPGRVPQRTVQSPQHHEVKTKPDLKDKRPDRDEQQPVVCLVSKKICTDTPPKKPAVEMLESKNIKVEKADPSDTDKSAETPVSQRDCSKVTIKKELEETGSCSSGPMVVIKKCEPDEFESKPSLADKKETSHESKPGEVAAQMNSSSHGDACTLNKQVVTVQPKSITPPQPPESKRNFKNIPPQCLKLSTCNIILRDAKLSSPVPTSEKPPAKRITEFTPNLELQIPVRKHFFELHSSLCKLVSNIVSASSEQELRTWLSQLELTEPLSPSTKVQKVSCLLGVKAREAWLNEEMKSALHKVLERLREYTTQERCPFPHVMRTGAVFLPMLVVKELLFPTVQGSFIDQVLQEHKVELRPTTLSEEKILIQLHKRACSSRLRKLMSLKHLPDIYADVVNLLYHACVCKHLGLDVDVPVDGEKDEGYETISCRTPVLSDITASQASPSESHPQRHEEDQETKSDLIRNRTMGRIKSSSRRLFLSNSLSDEDEADDAETTVSEGKLNALSEENWSGHQCEGTDNGGSDCLVAEQDSLLIPLSTTSENSWMCPLTLDNLHPSRSDTEAEEYSSLQPVRAKSPGRSKSCSGMILKLRRMFSEGLDRKKACYQAISDSGTFAEPSLSQTDDKEGEVSSERDLHRPKVTHRWQRTGSFSHALRPLRSSSKRKHRSLLKIKYCPYLSACHSAEHRRRWVLRSAVQRARRAMRLYYPDLVGKRIRHLYEEDDKSEVWYRGEVLRIHEAHTNPLKTIFEVRYDSEPEWKYYLELLIDYKKGWLKIED, via the exons ATGATGAGCAGCCAGCCGATGCACACCGTCGTTGACCCAGTGTTTCGAAGCAAGATGCCATTATTTGACGGGACCATAGCATCCACAGGACTGTCAAAGCCACCAAATATGTCTGGTTTTCTGGGTAAGCAGGCACTGCAGTACAGCGGGGCCTACTTCGCTTATGATCCCAGAGGAAAGGACGGAGCAGGATTCATTCCTCCTTGGAGCAACTCAAAGACCTCCCTACTGGATGGCAGAAGTCCTGTGAGTCACCTCTCTGGCATGGAGGGCCCGAACCACATCATTTACAGGCAAGACAGCAATTCTTCAGAGGAAGGCCATTCTTCCTCTCTGTATCACGCCCCGGTAAAACAGGGCTTTACATTATACACCAAAAGTCCTGGGGTCAGCAGTCCTACAGCTGCCGCACCAGCGGCtcttggaaaacaaaaaaacagaggtgAAAAATCATCTCCCACATCTGACAACCCTGTTTACTTGGCAGTTCCTAAGCCAGTTTATATGCATAACCCCTGCTGTAATGAACTGGGTTGCATGTTAGGACACAGATACAGTGTGGAACATGGCTCTCCGAGGATACCAAACACTGTATATGAGCATGATTGGATGCAGACTGATGCTCACTACACTGACAGACTGCCCGTGCAGAGGAAAGCACAAGACACACTGCTGCAGCAGAAAGGTTTACAGTTTGAGCCCAGCTCAGAACCACTAAAGAGGACTGTGGAGACTTACAGCCCAGGTAGAGCAAGGACTTTTCCTGCTGTGATCGACCCAAACTACAGCAGCTACCCCTGCACCCCGACCCGCACACTGTTTGGTTCTCTAAGTGAGCAGAGCCAGCGTTTACAGACTTCCCCCAGAGGCTACCCCAGCATATACTCCTCCCATCCCACATATGAGCACATGACCTCAGAGGTTTATCAGGAACATTCTCCCATGTCCAAATATGGCCAGCTAACACAGCACCCGATGTTTTACTATCCCCGGGCAAATGTGGAGGTAGAAAACAGGACACAGTGTAAAGATATTGGTAGTAAGCAGAGAGAAGATGTGCCTGTtattctcaaacacacactctcaaccCCCCGGGAGCATTACATAGTGCCTCAGTCGCTTCATGGTGAAATTCCTTTGCCCAGCACTGAAACATTGCCAAATCATGCCTTGATGAGAGGCTTTGACTACGCATATTATGCAGTTCCAAGATTTCATTTACATGCAAGCCAAATCAGAGCCCCCCTAAAAAGGCAACGTGCATCACCAAGCTTGCAGTCTAGTCGCATTAATGTTTCCCCATCCAGCCAATACACAGAGCACCCGTTGGCCTCTGCAGCCAGCCTACAAAAGGACAAACCAAGCGCAAGCCTGCGTGTTGACCAATCACGTACCACCTCACCACTCCTACGTATAGACCAAACCAGTCCTACTAGATGTGTAAGTCAGTCTAGCGTCTCACCATCCAGCATACAATTAAACAGATTTTTCCCCCCACTCACCAGCATGCACTTAGAGCGACCTGTCCTTCCACCGACTGCGTTGAACATGGACAGAATCCTGGACCATTCCTCCTGTGTGTCCCAGAAACAGCCAAAAAGCCTTCCTGTCTCCCCAGCAGCATGGCTGCCCCGGTCTCCGCATCACAGCTCAGATCAAATCCACGCAGATGTACCTAATGGCGCAAATGTCCGAAAAATTATTTATTCCCCTGCTGTTTCACcaggaaacaaacacaaggaCCCTGTGTCCAGTTCAGGCAACGCTGTTCTCAAAGCGTGTCTGAAGAGAAGTATctctcactcatcttcacccatcaaaataaaagaagaggatAGGGATGTATATGAAGTGGAACTCATTAAGAAACGACAAAAGGTGGAAACGGGAAAAGTAGAATTAGGACATAAAACCGACTCTCCTCCCATGCCAGTCATTGACACTGTCTTCAGTCTGGCACCTTACCAAGCCTACCTGCAGGCCTCTGGAGTGTTATTTCCAGGCAGAGTACCTCAGAGGACTGTCCAGTCACCCCAGCACCATGAAGTCAAAACCAAGCCAGATCTCAAAGACAAAAGGCCAGATCGAGATGAACAGCAGCCCGTTGTCTGTCTGGTTTCCAAAAAAATCTGTACAGATACTCCACCAAAGAAGCCTGCTGTAGAAATGCTTGAAtccaaaaatataaaagtggAAAAGGCAGATCCATCAGACACAGACAAGTCTGCAGAGACTCCTGTTAGTCAAAGGGACTGCAGCAAAGTAACGATAAAAAAGGAGCTTGAAGAGACCGGCTCATGCAGCAGTGGGCCCATGGTGGTGATAAAGAAATGTGAACCTGATGAATTTGAAAGTAAACCCTCATTAGCAGATAAAAAAGAGACTTCACATGAGTCCAAACCTGGTGAGGTGGCTGCACAGATGAACTCATCTTCTCATGGTGATGCATGCACACTGAACAAACAGGTGGTCACAGTGCAACCCAAATCCATTACTCCACCTCAGCCACCTGAGAGCAAACGAAATTTCAAAAACATTCCCCCTCAGTGTCTGAAACTTTCCACCTGCAATATAATTCTCCGTGATGCAAAGCTTTCCAGCCCTGTTCCAACCTCAGAGAAGCCACCTGCGAAGAGGATAACTGAATTCACACCAAACCTAGAGCTCCAAATCCCTGTCCGCAAGCACTTCTTTGAGTTGCACAGCTCCCTCTGCAAGCTGGTATCCAACATTGTGTCGGCCTCTTCAGAGCAGGAGCTCAGAACCTGGTTGTCTCAGCTGGAACTGACTGAACCGTTATCTCCTTCAACCAAAGTCCAGAAAGTTTCCTGTTTGTTGGGAGTAAAAGCGCGGGAGGCGTGGCTCAATGAGGAGATGAAGTCAGCGCTCCATAAGGTCCTGGAGAGGTTGCGAGAGTACACCACCCAGGAGCGCTGTCCTTTCCCACATGTCATGCGGACGGGAGCGGTGTTCCTCCCCATGCTTGTGGTGAAGGAGCTGCTGTTTCCAACAGTCCAGGGCAGCTTCATCGACCAGGTCCTGCAGGAGCACAAAGTGGAGCTGCGGCCCACCACGCTCTCCGAAGAAAAGATCCTCATCCAGCTCCATAAACGAGCCTGCTCCTCCAGGCTCAGGAAACTGATGTCCCTCAAACACCTGCCTGACATCTACGCTGATGTGGTCAACCTTCTGTATCACGCCTGTGTCTGCAAACATTTGG GATTAGATGTGGACGTTCCTGTGGACGGAGAAAAAGATGAAGGTTACGAGACCATCAGCTGCAGGACTCCAGTACTTTCAGACATCACTGCCTCACAAGCCTCGCCCTCAGAGTCACACCCACAGAGACATGAGGAGGACCAGGAGACAAAATCAGATTTGATCAGGAATAGAACAATGGGCAGGATTAAGAGCAGTTCGAGGCGTTTGTTTTTGAGCAACAGTTTGTCAGATGAGGATGAGGCAGATGACGCAGAGACGACTGTAAGTGAAGGCAAGCTGAATGCACTTAGTGAGGAGAACTGGAGTGGACATCAGTGTGAGGGGACGGATAATGGAGGCAGTGACTGTTTGGTTGCGGAGCAGGATTCTTTGCTCATTCCCCTTAGCACAACCTCTGAGAATTCATGGATGTGCCCTTTAACCTTGGACAATCTCCATCCATCTCGCAGTGACACGGAAGCAGAGGAATACTCCAGCCTGCAGCCTGTAAGAGCCAAATCTCCAGGTAGATCCAAGAGCTGCTCAGGCATGATTCTCAAACTGAGGAGGATGTTTAGCGAAGGACTAGACAGAAAAAAGGCCTGCTACCAAGCAATCTCAGACTCAGGGACGTTTGCTGAACCTTCCCTCTCACAGACTGATGATAAGGAGGGAGAAGTGAGCAGTGAACGGGACCTTCACAGGCCCAAAGTAACCCACAGGTGGCAGAGAACAGGAAGCTTCTCTCACGCATTAAGACCTCTCCGCAGCTCTtcgaaaagaaaacacagatcGCTCTTAAAGATCAAATACTGCCCCTACTTGTCCGCCTGCCACAGCGCCGAGCACAGGAGGCGCTGGGTGCTGCGCTCGGCTGTCCAGAGGGCTCGGAGGGCCATGAGGTTGTACTACCCAGACCTTGTGGGTAAAAGGATTCGCCATCTGTATGAAGAAGACGACAAGTCAGAGGTGTGGTACAGAGGGGAAGTGCTGCGTATCCATGAGGCCCACACCAACCCTCTAAAGACTATATTTGAGGTCAGGTATGACAGCGAGCCAGAGTGGAAGTACTACCTAGAGCTACTGATAGATTATAAAAAAGGCTGGCTGAAAATCGAAGACTAG
- the ppcdc gene encoding phosphopantothenoylcysteine decarboxylase isoform X1 — protein MRALAFCGRSDVLVQETEPLVVLASDWLAVDVRVVTTEHAKHFYNPAEVSVKVYSDSDEWELWTQRSDPVLHIELRRWADLFVIAPLDANTLGKIASGICDNLLTCVVRAWDISRPLLFCPAMNTAMWQHPITAQQVSRLTEFGYVEIPCIAKKLVCGDEGKGAMAEVSTIVGVIKQYIQKPDESSQKTYT, from the exons ATGCGCGCGCTCGCCTTCTGTGGGCGCAGCGATGTGCTCGTGCAGGAGACGGAGCCGTTAGTCGTGCTggcttctgattggctggcG GTGGATGTAAGAGTGGTCACCACAGAGCATGCCAAGCACTTCTACAATCCTGCAGAGGTTTCAGTAAAAGTCTATAGTGACAGCGATGAATGGGAG CTGTGGACTCAGAGATCAGACCCTGTGCTACACATTGAGCTAAGGCGCTGGGCAGACCTTTTTGTTATTGCCCCCCTTGATGCCAACACTCTTGGAAAGATTGCCAGTGGCATTTGTGACAACCTGCTG ACATGTGTGGTAAGAGCCTGGGATATCAGTCGTCCTCTCCTCTTCTGCCCTGCAATGAACACGGCTATGTGGCAGCATCCAATTACAGCCCAGCAGGTTTCCAGGTTGACAGAGTTTGGATATGTGGAAATTCCCTGCATTGCAAAGAAGCTGGTGTGTGGAGATGAAG GTAAAGGAGCCATGGCAGAGGTATCAACTATTGTTGGCGTCATCAAACAGTACATTCAGAAACCAGATGAGTCATCTCAGAAAACGTACACATGA